A single genomic interval of Daucus carota subsp. sativus chromosome 1, DH1 v3.0, whole genome shotgun sequence harbors:
- the LOC108197401 gene encoding xanthotoxin 5-hydroxylase CYP82C2, with protein MDFSTQPQVILLCGFVVFLVVLWRILSIHAKSHNKSGYAPPEPAGAWPIIGHLHLLGADKILHHLFAAMADKLGPVFLLQLGIHKTLVVSSWEVARECFTVHDKALSTRPMTLALKIMGYDGAIFGFLPYGPKWRNLRKLVMVELLSTRRLDKLKHILDSEVNLFVRGLYELWKSKGEEGMPVVELTERFGDLTTNIVVRMVAGKRYFGNGEYKNEEARWFQKASKDFLHMVGLFMVSDAVPLFGWVDSLTGYKGKMKKTAIVMDNILEGWMKEHKQKRKLASINESEQDFMHVMLSIMESDPDAQISDTTIKGTCLSLLLGGYDTTMVTLTWAVSLLLNHRHVLRKVQDELEKHVGRDRQVNESDVKNLPYLRAIVKETLRLYPPAPLNGPHEAIEDCTLAGFHISAGTRLFANLWKLQRDPRIWSDPLDFRPDRFIEEHVDVEMWGQNFELIPFGSGRRACPGTALALQVLHLTLAQLLQGFKLGTVSDLPIDMTESPGFINPKATPLEVAFRPRLAPSLYA; from the exons ATGGATTTCAGCACTCAACCTCAAGTCATACTTCTCTGTGGCTTTGTTGTTTTTCTTGTTGTTCTATGGAGGATCTTAAGTATCCATGCCAAAAGCCACAACAAGAGCGGCTACGCTCCCCCGGAACCTGCTGGTGCATGGCCAATCATCGGCCACCTTCATCTTCTAGGAGCCGACAAGATATTACATCATTTATTCGCAGCCATGGCAGATAAACTTGGACCCGTCTTCTTGTTACAGCTAGGGATTCACAAAACTCTTGTGGTAAGTAGCTGGGAAGTTGCGCGAGAATGTTTTACAGTGCATGACAAGGCCTTATCCACCCGTCCAATGACTCTAGCCTTGAAGATCATGGGATATGATGGTGCTATCTTTGGATTTCTCCCTTATGGCCCAAAGTGGCGCAATCTGCGTAAGCTAGTGATGGTTGAGCTTCTATCCACCCGTAGGCTTGATAAgctcaaacatattttagattCGGAAGTCAATTTATTTGTCAGGGGGCTTTATGAGCTGTGGAAAAGCAAAGGAGAAGAGGGTATGCCTGTGGTGGAACTGACAGAGAGATTTGGAGACCTCACGACGAATATAGTGGTGAGAATGGTTGCAGGGAAGCGCTATTTTGGCAATGGAGAGTATAAAAATGAAGAGGCCAGATGGTTCCAGAAAGCTTCAAAGGATTTCTTACATATGGTAGGCTTGTTTATGGTTTCTGATGCAGTTCCCCTTTTTGGTTGGGTAGATTCACTGACAGGATACAAGGGAAAAATGAAGAAGACAGCAATTGTGATGGATAACATACTTGAGGGATGGATGAAGGAGCATAAACAAAAAAGGAAACTTGCGAGCATCAATGAATCTGAGCAAGACTTTATGCATGTGATGCTGTCTATCATGGAATCGGATCCAGATGCTCAGATCTCCGACACAACCATAAAAGGCACTTGCCTG AGCCTTCTCTTAGGTGGATATGACACAACAATGGTCACGCTTACTTGGGCAGTCTCATTGCTACTTAACCACCGCCACGTGCTAAGAAAAGTTCAAGATGAATTGGAAAAGCATGTTGGAAGAGATCGCCAAGTAAATGAATCAGATGTGAAGAATCTACCTTACTTGCGAGCCATTGTCAAGGAAACATTACGACTATACCCGCCTGCACCACTCAATGGACCCCATGAAGCAATAGAAGATTGCACTTTGGCAGGCTTCCACATTTCAGCTGGCACACGCTTATTTGCAAACCTATGGAAGCTGCAACGTGACCCTCGCATTTGGTCTGATCCCTTAGATTTCCGACCTGATAGGTTCATTGAGGAAcatgttgatgttgaaatgtgGGGGCAAAATTTTGAACTGATACCTTTTGGATCTGGAAGGAGGGCATGCCCTGGCACCGCACTTGCACTTCAAGTTCTGCACTTGACACTGGCTCAGTTGCTTCAAGGGTTTAAGCTAGGAACTGTTTCAGACTTACCTATTGATATGACTGAAAGTCCAGGATTTATTAACCCCAAAGCAACACCACTGGAAGTTGCATTCAGGCCTCGACTGGCTCCTTCTCTCTATGCATGA